A region of Argentina anserina chromosome 5, drPotAnse1.1, whole genome shotgun sequence DNA encodes the following proteins:
- the LOC126794017 gene encoding B3 domain-containing transcription factor NGA1-like → MNFGASREGGGFSEDEARGKLPFSSYSPTSPSSSNSSPHFNTTSTATLLPAGLRSSSASWDTYGGGGGPDTRLELMDSSPRDNNNNNSQEMNNEAHTSSAAAVAAIEKEHMFDKVVTPSDVGKLNRLVIPKQHAEKYFPLDSSTNEKGLLLNFEDRTGKPWRFRYSYWNSSQSYVMTKGWSRFVKEKKLDAGDIVSFQRGLGESGKDRLYIDWRRRPDAPDPHHHHHALHHHHPSFGIPPPHHYSFHRSVPWSPLLMRPPGSSASTIAREHHLQQLNYSMNIHPYRNSGYSSGSAGGGYGYGNVVNMNPVCSGPVYYLRSSGGGGSVIPQQFHEQEGIASAHTHTHHQVGLASQLGRVNVVEPMVLQSVPVVHGKVAAAGKRLRLFGVNMECPISDQSVDDCDILSSSTTTTAMALSQPPLQLRLYDGTPATTDLFNRGKTSSSSSTSMSLDFGV, encoded by the coding sequence ATGAATTTCGGCGCATccagagaaggaggaggatttTCCGAGGATGAAGCAAGAGGTAAGCTTCCCTTTTCATCTTACTCTCCCAcctctccctcttcctctAATTCTTCACCTCACTTCAACACCACCAGTACGGCCACTCTTCTCCCCGCTGGTCTCCGCAGCTCCTCTGCCAGCTGGGATACTTACGGCGGAGGTGGAGGTCCCGACACGAGGCTAGAGCTGATGGACTCGTCGCCGCGTGATAATAACAATAACAATAGTCAAGAGATGAACAATGAAGCTCATACAAGTTCAGCAGCAGCAGTAGCGGCCATAGAGAAAGAACACATGTTCGACAAAGTGGTGACGCCGAGCGATGTGGGAAAACTTAACCGGCTGGTGATTCCTAAGCAGCACGCCGAGAAGTACTTTCCACTCGACTCCTCCACCAACGAGAAGGGTCTGCTCCTCAACTTCGAGGACCGGACCGGCAAGCCGTGGCGGTTCAGGTACTCGTACTGGAACAGCAGCCAGAGTTACGTCATGACCAAAGGCTGGAGCCGTTTTGTCAAGGAGAAGAAGCTCGACGCCGGCGACATCGTGTCGTTCCAGCGCGGGCTCGGCGAGTCGGGGAAGGACCGCCTCTACATTGACTGGAGGCGCCGCCCCGACGCGCCTGatccccaccaccaccaccacgcgcttcatcatcatcaccccAGTTTTGGAATTCCTCCCCCGCATCATTACTCGTTCCACCGCTCGGTTCCATGGAGCCCGCTTCTAATGCGACCACCTGGATCATCAGCGTCGACCATTGCACGAGAGCATCATTTACAGCAGCTTAATTACAGCATGAATATTCATCCCTATCGAAACAGCGGCTATTCTAGCGGCAGTGCTGGCGGTGGTTATGGATATGGAAATGTGGTGAACATGAACCCGGTCTGTTCGGGGCCGGTTTATTATCTAAGATCaagtggaggaggaggatcaGTAATCCCACAGCAGTTCCATGAACAAGAAGGCATTGCTAGTGCTCATACTCATACTCATCATCAAGTTGGTCTGGCGAGTCAGCTGGGTCGGGTTAATGTGGTCGAGCCCATGGTTTTGCAGTCGGTGCCTGTGGTCCATGGTAAGGTAGCCGCAGCAGGCAAGAGGCTGAGGCTGTTTGGAGTAAACATGGAGTGCCCCATATCCGATCAGTCGGTCGACGACTGCGACATTTTGTCCTCATCAACTACTACTACTGCAATGGCTCTTTCCCAACCCCCACTTCAGTTAAGGCTCTACGACGGCACGCCGGCCACCACCGACTTGTTCAACAGAGGCAAGACGTCTTCTTCCTCGTCGACCTCCATGTCATTGGATTTCGGTGTTTGA